A single genomic interval of Polaribacter vadi harbors:
- the nadC gene encoding carboxylating nicotinate-nucleotide diphosphorylase: MISEAKFQDELDIIIKNAIREDIGDGDHTSLSCIPADAEGKAKLLVKDEGIIAGVAFAKQVFCYVDKDLKVETFINDGEKVKYGDIVFHVSGKSQSILMAERLVLNAMQRMSAIATKTAFFADLLKGTKTKVLDTRKTTPGIRALEKWAVKIGGGENHRFALYDMVMIKDNHIDFAGGITAAITKTKKYLAEKNLDIKIIVEARSLAEIKEILANEGVYRILIDNFNYEDTKKAVALIGDQCLTESSGGINEKTIRKYAECGVDFISSGALTHSVYNLDLSLKAL, translated from the coding sequence ATGATATCAGAAGCAAAATTTCAAGACGAATTAGACATCATTATAAAAAATGCCATTAGAGAAGATATTGGAGATGGAGATCATACTTCACTTTCTTGTATTCCTGCTGATGCTGAAGGAAAAGCAAAATTATTGGTAAAAGACGAAGGTATAATTGCAGGTGTTGCGTTTGCAAAACAAGTTTTTTGTTATGTTGATAAAGATTTAAAAGTAGAAACTTTTATAAACGATGGCGAAAAAGTAAAATATGGAGATATTGTTTTTCATGTTTCTGGGAAATCACAATCTATTTTAATGGCAGAACGTTTGGTTTTAAATGCGATGCAAAGAATGAGTGCAATTGCAACCAAAACTGCTTTTTTTGCTGATTTATTAAAAGGAACCAAAACCAAAGTTTTAGACACCCGAAAAACAACACCAGGAATTAGAGCACTAGAAAAATGGGCTGTAAAAATAGGAGGAGGAGAAAACCATAGATTTGCATTATATGATATGGTTATGATTAAGGATAATCACATAGATTTTGCTGGCGGAATTACTGCAGCAATTACCAAAACGAAAAAATATTTAGCCGAAAAAAATCTTGATATTAAGATTATTGTAGAAGCAAGAAGTTTAGCAGAAATCAAAGAAATATTGGCTAACGAAGGTGTTTACAGAATTTTAATTGACAACTTTAACTATGAAGACACCAAAAAAGCAGTTGCATTAATTGGCGACCAATGTTTAACAGAATCTTCTGGAGGAATCAACGAAAAAACCATTAGAAAATATGCAGAATGTGGAGTCGATTTTATTTCATCTGGTGCATTAACACATTCTGTTTACAATTTAGATTTAAGTTTAAAAGCGCTTTAA
- a CDS encoding pentapeptide repeat-containing protein, producing MDLKSMNDFFDNEEYSKIDFTKKKIKKGEYDNCTFSNCNFENVHASNIQFVECEFINCNFSNAIVTHTAFKDVDFINCKMIGVKFNECDAFLLQFTFKECQLNFSSFYQLKIPKTIFNSCNLEEVDFTESMLQNTVFEKCDLKNAIFDRTNLEKVDFTTAFNLDINPQENNLKGAKFNKQNVVGLVSIFKVIVE from the coding sequence ATTGATTTAAAAAGCATGAACGACTTTTTTGATAACGAAGAATACTCTAAAATTGATTTCACAAAAAAGAAAATCAAAAAAGGAGAATATGATAATTGTACATTTTCGAACTGTAATTTCGAGAATGTTCATGCTTCTAATATTCAGTTTGTAGAATGTGAATTTATTAATTGTAATTTTAGCAATGCTATTGTAACCCATACAGCTTTTAAGGATGTAGATTTCATCAACTGTAAAATGATAGGAGTTAAGTTTAATGAATGTGATGCTTTTTTATTGCAATTTACGTTCAAAGAATGTCAGTTAAACTTTTCATCTTTTTATCAATTAAAAATACCAAAAACAATTTTTAATAGTTGTAATTTAGAGGAAGTAGATTTTACAGAATCGATGTTGCAAAATACGGTTTTTGAAAAGTGCGATTTAAAAAACGCCATTTTCGATAGAACTAATCTTGAAAAAGTAGATTTTACAACGGCTTTTAATTTAGATATAAATCCTCAAGAAAATAATTTGAAAGGCGCAAAATTTAATAAACAAAATGTGGTTGGTTTAGTCTCAATTTTTAAAGTAATTGTTGAATGA
- a CDS encoding YihY/virulence factor BrkB family protein: protein MSKEIEDKLEKIPIVNVLVKFGKKVKIPGLEGMSLYDLLEMYFIGIVEGALTTRAGGIAYSFFMAIFPFLLFVLTLIPFLPFDGAQEGLLSIISDVLPPKTFDAVDSVLVDIIKNQYGGLLSFGFIGSIFLMTNGVNAIFGGFEFSYHVKEIRNVFRAYFIAMYVSVIIVVFLLITVAIIIFFELILKDHVTLGWLDDNLIWIQIVRGFIFLIMIFVTVSMLYHYGVKEGKHSRFFSPGSVFTTVLLLLTFNLFGYYVNEFAKYNELYGSIGTLLILMLFIWLNAIILLLGFELNATIYALRRQNKTFETPEKV from the coding sequence ATGAGTAAAGAAATTGAAGACAAATTAGAGAAAATACCAATCGTAAATGTGTTGGTGAAATTCGGGAAAAAAGTAAAAATTCCTGGGTTAGAAGGTATGTCTTTATACGATCTTTTAGAAATGTACTTTATTGGCATTGTAGAAGGTGCTTTAACTACGAGAGCAGGAGGAATTGCCTATAGTTTTTTTATGGCTATTTTTCCGTTTTTACTTTTTGTATTAACATTAATTCCGTTTTTACCTTTTGATGGTGCTCAAGAAGGTTTATTATCTATAATTAGCGATGTTTTGCCACCAAAAACCTTTGATGCAGTAGATTCAGTTTTAGTAGATATTATTAAAAATCAATATGGAGGTTTACTTTCTTTTGGTTTTATTGGTTCCATATTTTTAATGACCAATGGAGTAAATGCCATTTTTGGAGGTTTTGAATTTTCGTATCACGTAAAAGAAATTAGAAACGTTTTTAGAGCCTATTTTATAGCCATGTATGTTTCTGTAATTATTGTAGTTTTTTTATTGATAACAGTGGCAATCATCATTTTTTTCGAACTTATTTTAAAGGATCATGTAACCTTAGGTTGGTTAGATGATAACCTTATTTGGATTCAAATTGTACGTGGTTTTATTTTCCTTATCATGATTTTTGTAACAGTTTCTATGTTATATCATTATGGAGTTAAAGAAGGGAAACACTCTCGTTTTTTCTCTCCAGGCTCCGTTTTTACTACAGTTTTATTGCTTTTAACCTTTAATTTATTTGGCTATTATGTAAATGAATTTGCCAAATATAATGAGTTATATGGTTCTATTGGTACACTTTTAATTTTGATGTTATTTATCTGGTTAAATGCAATTATTCTATTGTTAGGGTTCGAATTAAATGCTACAATTTACGCTTTAAGAAGGCAAAATAAAACCTTTGAAACTCCTGAAAAAGTATAA
- the hisS gene encoding histidine--tRNA ligase encodes MKPSIPKGTRDFSPTEVANRTYIMNAIKTAFETYGFQPIETPSFENSDTLMGKYGEEGDRLIFKILNSGDYLSKADDTLIKEKDSLKLTSQISEKALRYDLTVPFARYVVQHQNEITFPFKRYQIQPVWRADRPQKGRFREFFQCDADVVGSKSLWQEVEFIQLYDTVFSKLGLQQTTIKINNRKILSGIAEVIGAQDKLIDFTVALDKLDKIGQEKVEAEMISKGITEEAIQKVQPLFSFTGSNLDKLESLKNMLQTSEEGLQGVQELRFVISSIAELGLQSANLEIDVTLARGLNYYTGAIFEVAAPKGVKMGSIGGGGRYDDLTGIFGMKDVSGVGISFGLDRIYLVLEELGLFKTVALPKPKVLFVNFGDAEGLYCMKAITQLRANNIKSELYPDNAKMKKQMTYANNREIEFVVIAGSNEMNNEEFTLKNMISGEQSNCSLQELIQKLK; translated from the coding sequence ATGAAGCCAAGCATCCCAAAAGGAACAAGAGATTTTTCGCCAACAGAAGTTGCCAATCGTACGTATATCATGAACGCGATTAAAACTGCTTTTGAAACCTATGGATTTCAACCTATTGAAACTCCAAGTTTTGAAAATTCTGATACGTTAATGGGGAAATATGGAGAAGAAGGAGATCGTTTGATTTTTAAGATTTTGAATTCTGGGGATTATTTATCTAAGGCAGATGATACTTTAATTAAAGAAAAAGATAGTTTAAAACTTACCTCACAAATCTCAGAAAAAGCACTTCGTTACGATTTAACTGTACCTTTTGCAAGATATGTAGTGCAACATCAAAATGAAATAACTTTTCCTTTTAAAAGATATCAAATACAGCCAGTTTGGAGAGCAGATCGTCCTCAAAAAGGGCGTTTCAGAGAGTTTTTTCAATGTGATGCAGATGTAGTTGGTAGTAAATCTTTATGGCAAGAAGTTGAATTTATTCAGTTATATGATACCGTTTTTAGTAAGTTAGGTTTACAACAAACGACTATTAAAATCAATAATAGAAAAATACTTTCTGGAATTGCAGAAGTAATTGGCGCTCAAGATAAATTAATAGATTTTACTGTAGCTTTAGATAAGTTAGATAAAATTGGTCAAGAAAAAGTGGAAGCAGAAATGATTTCCAAAGGAATTACTGAAGAAGCAATTCAAAAAGTACAGCCATTATTTTCTTTTACAGGGTCTAATTTAGATAAATTGGAGTCTTTAAAAAACATGTTACAAACTTCGGAAGAAGGTTTGCAAGGTGTGCAGGAATTACGCTTTGTAATTTCATCAATAGCAGAGTTAGGTTTGCAATCTGCTAATTTAGAGATCGATGTAACTTTAGCAAGAGGTTTAAATTATTACACAGGCGCAATTTTTGAAGTCGCTGCTCCAAAAGGTGTAAAAATGGGTTCCATTGGTGGTGGAGGAAGATATGATGATTTAACTGGAATTTTCGGAATGAAAGATGTTTCTGGTGTTGGAATATCTTTTGGATTGGATAGAATTTATTTAGTTTTAGAAGAATTAGGATTGTTTAAAACTGTGGCTTTGCCAAAACCAAAAGTATTATTCGTGAATTTTGGAGATGCAGAAGGTTTGTATTGTATGAAAGCAATTACACAATTAAGAGCAAATAATATAAAATCTGAATTGTATCCTGATAACGCAAAAATGAAAAAGCAAATGACATATGCCAACAATCGAGAAATCGAATTTGTTGTTATTGCTGGTTCTAATGAAATGAATAATGAGGAATTCACGTTAAAAAATATGATTTCTGGAGAGCAATCCAATTGTTCTTTACAAGAATTGATACAGAAATTGAAGTAA
- the folE gene encoding GTP cyclohydrolase I FolE yields the protein MNDERIEELGENHVGTSAKTPLRADAFDISDEEKISRIQESVKDILFTLGMDLEDDSIQGTPKRVAKAFVNELFMGLNPKNKPVPSTFDNNYSYGEMLVEKNIVVYSTCEHHLLPIIGRAHVAYISDGKVIGLSKMNRIVEYFAKRPQVQERLTMQVVQAMQEALGTKDVACVIDAKHLCVNSRGIKDIESSTVTAEFGGKFKEKDTKNEFLNYIKMDTNF from the coding sequence ATGAATGACGAAAGAATAGAGGAATTAGGAGAAAATCACGTAGGAACTTCTGCGAAAACTCCATTAAGAGCTGATGCTTTTGATATTTCTGACGAAGAAAAAATAAGTAGAATCCAAGAAAGTGTTAAAGATATTTTGTTCACTTTAGGAATGGATTTAGAGGATGATAGTATCCAAGGAACTCCAAAAAGAGTTGCAAAAGCGTTTGTAAATGAGTTGTTTATGGGGTTAAATCCTAAAAACAAACCAGTTCCATCAACTTTTGATAATAATTATAGTTATGGTGAAATGTTGGTAGAAAAAAACATTGTGGTCTATTCTACTTGCGAGCATCATTTATTACCAATTATTGGTAGAGCACATGTGGCTTATATTTCTGATGGTAAAGTTATTGGTTTATCAAAAATGAACAGAATTGTAGAGTATTTTGCAAAAAGACCACAAGTCCAAGAGCGTTTAACGATGCAAGTTGTACAAGCAATGCAAGAAGCTTTAGGGACAAAAGATGTTGCTTGTGTTATCGATGCAAAACATTTATGCGTAAATTCTAGAGGAATAAAAGATATAGAAAGCTCAACTGTAACTGCAGAGTTTGGAGGTAAATTTAAAGAAAAAGATACCAAAAATGAGTTTTTAAATTATATAAAAATGGATACAAATTTTTAA
- a CDS encoding glycosyl hydrolase: MKLRMQLFKILLLLFAVNLNAQITQVGSGSYTNSFPGTDIAGRNGFPSGSPQLSGNALGKPVPTNDWWSKLVKENHADNLFNYPMTMKTINTGLIVTYIPSGVIGDSAPIEVGLQGLSTDRVTVSDYSDWTVTMNWKDADNELSVTSGIGMPFLYYEKDVDDVVEIKVKSGTSVINNELLIVENAANGQDFVFYAPAGSTWIQSGNTFTSTLNGKTYWSMAMLPQNTSNITAVAQDLKKYAFVFPTNTITAWTYNEGNSKLSTTFSVTTEVKEGTNSNMLLGLLPHQWYNTSSNSPVPSTYTYSSVRGALKMLEGNSFTVENTFKGILPTIPYLANYSTGFSPSELDSKISQIENDGLSTWTDSYNEGQVMNRLIQTARIADQTGNLSARNKMIAKVKERLEDWLTYESGEKAFLFYYNDTWSAMLGYPSGHGQDTNINDHHFHWGYFIHAAAFMEQFEPGWSAKWGAMINTLISDAASSDRTDTKFPFLRNLSPYAGHSWANGFATFPQGNDQESTSESMQFASSLIHWGTITENKEIRDLGIYIYTTEQTAVEEYWFDVYERNFPNNQQFSLVSRVWGNSFDNGTFWTADIAASYGIEMYPIHGGSFYLGHNQEYAKKLWTEITQNTGVLSKEDNANLWHDTYWKYLSMTNPQEAINLYNAYPERNLKFGISDAQTYHWLHSVNALGVIDASITANYPITGVFKQNGETTYVAHNYSDSEIVVTFSDGYQLTVPANQMKTSRDANVSGVLSSDFTQAFPNGSVNLSAAITGDNVTKVEFFDGTTSIGEDTSTPYEFKAQNLTLGVHGFYAKVFIGNEFNVTNNVEVQVGEQVSYLGSPHNIPGEIEAGFYDKFEGGIGQNIAYVDTSVGNNGDFRINENIDATIVDGEGATVGWNGAGEWMEYTVNVQTSGVYDVSFRYASGNENGGGPFYFEVDGSKISPDISVDYTSDWDVWQTKTVSDIQLTKGEKVLRLFIENGEFNIGKMAFTYKEALSFVPPIADAGANVSVILPNSTASLDGSASNDPEGQTITYNWEQIYGPTNISFEDKAIASPSISNLVEGVYKCKLTVNDGTYSANDEVLILVSNGGNINPTISITSPSNNTSFKEGEDITISATATDLDGTVTLVEFFNGTTKLGEDSSSSFNFIWMDASIGSHKITAIATDNLGAKTTSAVVTISVSEEKKCVEVSADAQQGSFSQGYEVTFETVGTSVDITFKLLDTDKAGVVAYLWQKTPFSETQLQESSGLTFSKTISGFTLGETISFATKFAFSGGLSVTKYFDYVVGSSCTGSSSDTIAPENFTATIGNITVSTVEILLNATDDSGKVVYEVTDGTNTESVNGDSGVQKSFIINALQPETSYSFSVSAKDLSGNEASNNAIDLQATTLANTNSECSGTNSEASDGSFSLGYTYEFITNGTDVTISFELLDTDKTGVVAYLWKQSPFSEVQMNNSEGKKFTKTVSGLTAGQTINYACKFAFSGGLAVTKYLSYKVGNNCVLGIDDHLLSQSLNLYPNPVKNILNIDSKEFKLTKIEIYSVIGKKMKQFTSNLHKVNVDDLSSGLYLIKVISDKGSYTTKFIKE, from the coding sequence ATGAAATTAAGAATGCAATTGTTTAAAATCTTACTGCTTTTGTTTGCGGTAAATTTAAATGCTCAAATCACACAAGTTGGCAGTGGAAGTTACACCAACTCATTTCCAGGAACAGATATTGCTGGCAGAAATGGCTTTCCTTCTGGCTCTCCTCAATTATCTGGCAATGCTTTAGGCAAACCTGTACCTACAAACGATTGGTGGTCTAAGTTAGTCAAAGAAAATCATGCAGATAATTTGTTTAATTATCCAATGACAATGAAAACCATCAATACTGGTTTAATTGTTACCTATATTCCATCTGGAGTTATAGGAGATTCTGCTCCTATAGAAGTTGGTTTGCAAGGTTTATCAACAGATAGAGTTACTGTTTCTGATTATTCTGATTGGACAGTAACCATGAATTGGAAAGATGCTGATAACGAACTAAGTGTTACATCTGGTATTGGAATGCCTTTTTTATATTATGAAAAAGATGTAGATGATGTTGTTGAAATTAAAGTAAAATCTGGAACTTCTGTAATTAATAACGAACTTTTAATTGTTGAAAACGCAGCAAATGGGCAAGACTTTGTTTTTTATGCTCCAGCAGGTAGTACTTGGATTCAATCTGGAAATACTTTCACATCAACATTAAATGGTAAAACATATTGGTCAATGGCAATGTTACCACAAAATACAAGTAATATTACAGCTGTTGCTCAAGATTTAAAAAAATACGCTTTTGTTTTTCCAACAAATACAATTACAGCTTGGACTTATAATGAAGGTAATTCAAAATTATCAACTACATTTTCTGTAACTACAGAGGTTAAAGAAGGTACAAATAGTAATATGCTTTTGGGTTTATTGCCTCATCAATGGTATAATACAAGTTCTAATTCTCCTGTTCCTAGTACCTATACTTACAGTTCAGTAAGAGGAGCGTTAAAGATGTTAGAAGGTAATAGTTTTACTGTAGAAAATACTTTTAAAGGTATTTTGCCAACCATACCTTATTTGGCAAATTATAGTACTGGCTTTAGTCCTTCAGAATTAGATTCCAAAATTTCTCAAATTGAGAATGATGGTCTATCAACTTGGACAGACTCTTACAATGAAGGGCAAGTAATGAATCGTTTAATACAAACTGCAAGAATTGCAGATCAAACAGGAAATCTTTCAGCAAGAAATAAAATGATTGCTAAAGTTAAAGAACGTTTGGAAGATTGGCTTACCTACGAATCTGGAGAAAAAGCCTTTTTGTTTTATTATAATGATACATGGTCAGCAATGTTAGGATATCCTTCAGGTCATGGACAAGATACAAACATTAATGATCACCATTTTCACTGGGGTTATTTTATTCATGCTGCTGCATTTATGGAACAATTTGAACCTGGATGGTCTGCAAAATGGGGAGCAATGATAAACACATTAATAAGTGATGCTGCTTCTTCTGATAGAACAGATACAAAATTTCCCTTTTTAAGAAACTTAAGTCCTTATGCTGGTCATAGCTGGGCAAATGGATTTGCAACTTTTCCTCAAGGAAATGATCAAGAATCTACCTCAGAAAGTATGCAATTTGCGTCTTCTTTAATTCATTGGGGAACGATAACAGAAAATAAAGAAATTAGAGATTTAGGAATTTATATTTATACAACTGAGCAAACAGCAGTTGAAGAATATTGGTTTGATGTTTACGAAAGAAATTTTCCTAATAATCAGCAATTTAGTTTAGTATCTAGAGTTTGGGGTAATTCTTTTGATAATGGTACTTTTTGGACAGCAGATATTGCAGCTTCTTATGGTATAGAAATGTATCCAATTCATGGAGGTTCTTTTTATTTAGGACACAATCAAGAATATGCAAAAAAATTATGGACAGAGATTACACAAAATACAGGAGTTTTAAGCAAAGAAGATAATGCTAATTTATGGCACGATACTTATTGGAAATATTTGTCTATGACCAATCCTCAAGAAGCTATAAACCTTTATAATGCATATCCAGAAAGAAATTTAAAATTTGGTATTTCTGATGCTCAAACCTATCACTGGTTACATTCTGTAAATGCATTAGGGGTTATAGATGCTTCTATTACTGCAAATTATCCGATTACTGGGGTTTTTAAACAAAATGGAGAAACTACTTATGTCGCCCATAATTATTCAGATTCAGAGATTGTTGTAACTTTTTCTGATGGATATCAACTAACAGTTCCTGCAAATCAAATGAAAACAAGCAGAGACGCAAATGTTTCTGGCGTTTTGAGTTCAGATTTTACACAAGCTTTTCCAAATGGTAGTGTAAATTTATCTGCAGCAATTACAGGAGATAATGTTACTAAAGTTGAATTTTTTGATGGCACCACCTCTATTGGTGAAGATACAAGTACACCATACGAGTTTAAAGCACAAAATTTAACTTTAGGAGTCCATGGCTTTTATGCCAAAGTTTTTATTGGTAACGAATTTAATGTAACCAATAATGTAGAAGTACAAGTTGGTGAACAGGTTTCTTATTTAGGAAGCCCACATAATATTCCTGGTGAAATAGAGGCTGGTTTTTATGATAAATTTGAAGGTGGAATAGGACAAAATATTGCTTATGTAGATACTTCTGTTGGTAATAATGGAGATTTTAGAATAAATGAAAATATTGATGCAACTATTGTAGATGGAGAAGGAGCAACTGTAGGTTGGAATGGAGCAGGAGAGTGGATGGAGTATACAGTAAATGTGCAAACTTCTGGAGTTTATGATGTAAGTTTTAGATATGCTTCTGGTAATGAAAATGGTGGTGGCCCTTTTTATTTTGAAGTTGATGGAAGCAAAATAAGTCCAGATATTTCTGTTGATTATACTTCAGATTGGGATGTTTGGCAAACTAAAACTGTTTCAGATATTCAATTAACAAAAGGTGAAAAAGTTTTACGTTTATTTATAGAAAATGGAGAATTTAATATTGGAAAAATGGCATTTACCTATAAAGAAGCTTTATCATTCGTACCACCAATTGCAGATGCTGGTGCAAATGTTTCAGTAATTTTACCTAATTCAACTGCTAGTTTAGATGGCTCTGCAAGTAACGATCCAGAAGGACAAACCATTACCTATAATTGGGAACAAATTTATGGGCCAACAAATATATCTTTTGAAGATAAAGCAATTGCATCTCCTAGTATTTCTAATTTAGTTGAAGGTGTTTATAAATGTAAATTAACAGTAAATGATGGCACATATTCAGCTAATGATGAAGTGTTAATATTAGTTTCAAATGGGGGAAATATAAATCCTACTATATCAATTACATCACCAAGTAATAATACCTCTTTTAAAGAAGGAGAAGATATTACAATCTCTGCAACAGCAACTGATTTAGATGGTACAGTTACTTTAGTTGAATTTTTTAATGGAACTACAAAATTAGGTGAAGACTCTTCATCTTCTTTTAATTTTATTTGGATGGATGCAAGTATTGGGTCGCATAAAATTACAGCAATTGCAACCGATAATCTAGGAGCAAAAACTACATCAGCAGTAGTTACAATTTCAGTATCCGAAGAAAAAAAGTGTGTTGAAGTTTCTGCAGATGCACAACAAGGTAGTTTTTCACAGGGATATGAAGTTACTTTCGAAACTGTAGGAACAAGTGTAGATATTACGTTCAAATTATTAGATACAGATAAAGCTGGAGTAGTAGCTTACTTATGGCAAAAAACGCCTTTTTCAGAAACACAATTACAAGAAAGTTCAGGTTTAACTTTTTCTAAAACAATAAGTGGTTTTACCCTTGGTGAAACAATAAGTTTTGCAACTAAATTTGCTTTTTCAGGTGGTTTATCTGTTACAAAATATTTCGATTATGTTGTTGGAAGTAGTTGTACAGGAAGTAGTTCAGATACAATTGCTCCAGAAAACTTTACGGCTACAATTGGTAATATAACTGTTTCTACTGTAGAGATTTTATTAAATGCAACAGATGATTCAGGAAAAGTAGTTTATGAGGTTACTGATGGTACGAATACTGAATCTGTAAATGGAGATTCTGGAGTTCAAAAATCATTTATTATAAATGCTTTACAACCAGAAACTTCGTATTCTTTTAGTGTTTCTGCAAAAGACCTTTCTGGAAATGAGGCCTCAAATAATGCTATTGATTTACAAGCTACAACATTAGCAAATACAAATTCTGAGTGTTCAGGAACTAACAGTGAAGCATCTGATGGTTCTTTTTCACTAGGCTATACCTACGAATTTATTACAAATGGAACAGATGTTACCATTTCTTTTGAGTTGCTAGACACAGATAAAACTGGTGTAGTTGCTTATTTGTGGAAACAATCCCCATTTTCGGAAGTTCAAATGAATAATTCTGAAGGCAAAAAATTCACTAAAACTGTTAGTGGATTAACTGCAGGACAAACTATTAATTATGCTTGTAAATTTGCTTTTTCAGGTGGTTTAGCAGTAACTAAATACTTATCTTATAAAGTAGGCAATAATTGTGTTTTGGGTATTGATGATCATCTTTTATCACAGTCTTTGAACTTATATCCAAATCCAGTTAAAAATATATTGAATATTGATTCTAAAGAATTCAAGTTAACTAAAATAGAAATTTATTCAGTAATTGGTAAAAAAATGAAACAGTTTACATCAAACTTACATAAAGTTAATGTTGATGATTTATCTAGTGGTTTGTATTTGATAAAGGTAATTTCTGATAAAGGAAGTTATACTACTAAATTTATAAAAGAATAA